Proteins encoded within one genomic window of Amorphoplanes friuliensis DSM 7358:
- a CDS encoding CDP-alcohol phosphatidyltransferase family protein → MTLAVLCGSTGNDLDPGAARRLADELTAALTAAGATAVVPVNGLDVAGQLREIARIAADANGPVLLCADNLVAHPSLLWTLATEPAGRSTALVVAEDGGDLREERGRLVAATDGTSRFLGAISIAPADLPILAASAARAAGDSGFGSGPVGHLPASGGPPAATAAITDPASRSSAGRDAVDVLLPELLAGGLVPIATRVRLLHAERVHTDAELTAARAAVAAVDEDSALLRLAVKEKDDFFTTYAVSNWSPLVTKWCARLGLSPSGVTALSVLFAVAAALAFWQASRPAMIAGAVLLYLGFVLDCVDGQLARYTRRFGAFGGWLDTMADRAKEYAVYAGLAAGAERAGLPFAWPLAITAILLQTVRHMTDTWYGALHDEAAARQSVGTAGNTDAGGGVGARLSRASNRVQADTGSAAYWLKRIVVFPIGERWALIAVLAALSNGRVALTAVVVWGLLAAAYTLGLRSLRSLSMRVGVLDTVDTSQHRDDGLLVRAVLSAAKVKAPLAATLVAALAPLVLVAAVLAGLVPLGTEYGTWVNGDVLVPLVRADGGAAIALVVTAVLVLGAGLVARSRHGGPLDWLIPAGLRAAEYLVVVAVGLLCSVPPPVVYLLLFVLALQHYDLTARMEKGAPDVSTHAWFGWDGRVVLLVVCALSGVATMGELLLAVAVGGAFLVGAVRDWRSGGS, encoded by the coding sequence GTGACACTCGCCGTGCTGTGCGGGAGCACCGGCAACGACCTCGATCCGGGTGCGGCCCGCCGGCTCGCCGACGAGCTCACGGCGGCGCTGACCGCGGCCGGAGCCACCGCGGTCGTGCCGGTGAACGGCCTCGATGTCGCCGGTCAGCTCCGGGAGATCGCCAGGATCGCCGCGGACGCAAACGGGCCCGTGCTGCTGTGCGCGGACAACCTTGTCGCGCATCCGAGCCTGCTGTGGACCCTGGCCACCGAGCCGGCCGGTCGCAGCACCGCCCTGGTTGTCGCCGAGGACGGCGGTGACCTCCGCGAGGAGCGCGGCCGTCTGGTGGCCGCGACCGACGGCACCTCCCGTTTTCTGGGTGCCATCTCGATCGCTCCGGCCGACCTGCCCATCCTTGCCGCGAGTGCTGCCCGCGCGGCCGGAGACTCGGGGTTCGGCTCCGGCCCTGTGGGCCACCTGCCGGCATCGGGTGGGCCGCCCGCCGCGACCGCCGCGATCACGGATCCGGCGTCCCGCAGTTCAGCCGGCCGGGATGCTGTGGATGTTCTGCTGCCGGAGCTGCTCGCCGGGGGGCTCGTGCCCATCGCGACGCGGGTGCGGCTGCTGCATGCCGAGCGGGTGCACACCGACGCCGAGCTGACCGCCGCGCGGGCCGCGGTCGCCGCCGTCGACGAGGACTCCGCCCTGCTGCGGCTGGCGGTCAAGGAAAAAGACGACTTCTTCACCACGTACGCGGTCAGCAACTGGTCGCCCCTGGTCACCAAGTGGTGTGCCCGCCTCGGTCTCAGCCCGAGCGGCGTCACGGCGCTGTCGGTGCTGTTCGCCGTGGCCGCGGCGCTGGCGTTCTGGCAGGCCTCCCGGCCCGCGATGATCGCCGGTGCGGTGCTGCTCTACCTGGGATTTGTGCTCGACTGCGTGGACGGGCAGCTGGCCCGGTACACCCGGCGGTTCGGGGCGTTCGGCGGCTGGCTGGACACGATGGCGGACCGGGCGAAGGAGTACGCGGTCTACGCCGGTCTCGCGGCCGGTGCCGAGCGGGCCGGGCTGCCCTTCGCCTGGCCGCTGGCGATCACCGCGATCCTGCTGCAGACCGTGCGGCACATGACCGACACCTGGTACGGCGCACTGCACGACGAGGCGGCCGCCCGGCAGTCAGTCGGCACCGCGGGCAACACCGATGCCGGTGGCGGTGTGGGTGCGCGGCTGAGCCGTGCGTCCAACCGTGTGCAGGCCGACACCGGCTCGGCCGCGTACTGGTTGAAGCGGATCGTGGTCTTCCCGATCGGCGAGCGCTGGGCCCTGATCGCCGTGCTGGCGGCGCTGAGCAACGGACGGGTCGCCCTGACCGCGGTGGTGGTCTGGGGGTTGCTTGCTGCGGCGTACACGCTGGGTCTGCGCTCTTTGCGGTCGCTCTCGATGCGTGTCGGTGTGCTGGACACGGTCGACACTTCGCAGCACCGCGACGACGGGCTGCTGGTGCGGGCGGTGCTGAGTGCCGCCAAGGTCAAGGCGCCGCTGGCGGCGACCCTGGTGGCGGCTCTGGCGCCGCTGGTGCTGGTGGCCGCGGTGCTGGCGGGTCTCGTGCCGCTCGGCACCGAGTACGGCACCTGGGTCAACGGTGACGTACTGGTGCCGCTGGTCCGCGCCGACGGTGGCGCGGCGATCGCGCTGGTGGTGACCGCGGTCCTGGTGCTCGGCGCGGGTCTGGTGGCCCGGTCCCGGCACGGCGGGCCGCTCGACTGGCTGATCCCGGCCGGTCTGCGGGCGGCCGAATACCTGGTCGTGGTGGCCGTCGGACTGCTCTGCTCGGTGCCGCCGCCAGTTGTTTACCTGCTGTTGTTCGTCCTGGCACTCCAGCACTACGACCTGACCGCCCGGATGGAGAAGGGTGCCCCGGACGTGTCCACGCACGCCTGGTTCGGCTGGGACGGCCGGGTCGTGCTGCTCGTGGTGTGTGCTCTGTCCGGGGTGGCGACGATGGGGGAGTTGCTGCTCGCTGTCGCCGTGGGCGGCGCCTTCCTGGTGGGGGCGGTCAGGGACTGGAGATCCGGAGGTTCGTAG
- a CDS encoding PspC domain-containing protein, with translation MARRLARPRDDRRIAGVCSGLARRFGMSSGMVRLIFVLSCLLPGPQFLIYIILWALLPNE, from the coding sequence TTGGCCCGCCGACTGGCCCGCCCCCGCGACGACCGACGGATCGCCGGTGTTTGTTCCGGCCTGGCACGCCGGTTCGGGATGTCCTCCGGCATGGTGCGACTGATCTTCGTCCTGTCCTGCCTGCTGCCCGGCCCGCAGTTCCTGATCTACATCATCCTCTGGGCACTGCTGCCCAACGAGTGA